Proteins from a genomic interval of Cucumis melo cultivar AY chromosome 7, USDA_Cmelo_AY_1.0, whole genome shotgun sequence:
- the LOC103493107 gene encoding uncharacterized protein LOC103493107 gives MEKKVHQITKESHNANSPFWDCESSLYDSFELNSFKRHLDSAIASRTFSMPHLSSSNGHHHQASLPTPPPPRTCVPSKASSKFSRSFSKILRSLFRPKPNSNTPIFRAQDQPRDGFYVFYEVGSLSTIPEVPEADFGAGLSPEISSLVKKTASERFTPNSIGISCVL, from the coding sequence atggaaaaaaaagttCATCAAATTACCAAAGAAAGTCACAACGCCAACTCTCCTTTCTGGGACTGCGAAAGCTCTCTCTATGATTCCTTTGAGCTCAATTCCTTCAAACGACATCTCGACTCCGCCATAGCATCACGAACTTTCTCCATGCCTCATTTATCCTCCTCCAACGGCCACCACCACCAAGCTTCACTCCCGACCCCACCACCGCCCCGCACTTGTGTCCCGTCCAAGGCTTCTTCCAAGTTCTCTCGGTCCTTCTCCAAAATTCTCCGCTCTCTTTTCCGGCCAAAACCTAATTCCAATACCCCGATTTTTCGTGCTCAAGATCAACCTAGAGATGGATTTTATGTTTTCTATGAAGTTGGGTCTCTCTCGACCATTCCCGAAGTCCCCGAGGCCGACTTTGGAGCCGGTCTTTCGCCGGAGATTAGCTCTTTGGTGAAGAAGACGGCTTCTGAGAGGTTCACGCCCAACTCCATTGGCATCTCATGTGTTCTTTGA